From the Gallaecimonas mangrovi genome, one window contains:
- a CDS encoding cupin domain-containing protein: MKPFINLDELTNYETTDKGPFGERYAAVSGHIGAQKLGYSVTILAPNKRVCPFHSHRASEEMFLILEGEGTLRFGDKSYPIKKHDIIACPPGGPEVAHQIINTSQQDLKYLSLSTHEAVDVCEYPDSQKVKTMVGKRGKRDFEQMVRAGENLDYYDGEL; this comes from the coding sequence ATGAAGCCTTTTATTAATCTTGATGAACTCACCAATTATGAAACCACTGACAAGGGGCCTTTTGGTGAACGTTACGCCGCCGTTAGTGGCCACATCGGTGCGCAGAAGCTTGGTTACAGCGTCACCATACTGGCGCCCAATAAAAGGGTGTGCCCCTTTCATAGCCACCGCGCCAGTGAAGAGATGTTCCTGATTTTGGAAGGCGAGGGTACGTTGCGTTTTGGCGATAAAAGCTACCCCATAAAAAAGCACGACATCATTGCTTGCCCGCCCGGTGGCCCGGAAGTGGCGCATCAAATCATCAATACCAGTCAACAGGACTTAAAATACCTGAGCCTTAGCACCCATGAAGCCGTTGATGTGTGTGAATACCCGGACTCGCAGAAAGTAAAAACCATGGTGGGTAAGCGCGGTAAGCGCGATTTCGAGCAAATGGTCAGGGCAGGTGAGAATTTGGATTACTACGACGGCGAGCTGTAA
- a CDS encoding GNAT family N-acetyltransferase, whose product MPYWLRKATDADLTFLLALRDLTMKPYLLQLGMATSKDAYLRRIRYGFDSAQIVMVGDRPVGLFKARFEAADNHYQLIQIQLHPDMQNRQIASRLIMSLKDEARRKGAAIVLSVLKNNPAKALYARLGFVVLSDDEHEYVMQCQP is encoded by the coding sequence ATGCCCTATTGGCTGCGCAAGGCAACCGATGCCGACCTTACTTTTTTACTGGCGCTTCGCGACCTCACCATGAAGCCCTACCTGCTGCAATTAGGCATGGCGACCAGCAAAGACGCTTATTTGCGCCGTATTCGCTATGGCTTTGACAGCGCCCAAATTGTTATGGTCGGCGACAGGCCGGTTGGGCTTTTTAAGGCGCGCTTTGAGGCGGCGGATAATCACTACCAGCTGATACAAATTCAGCTGCATCCGGACATGCAAAACCGCCAAATTGCCAGCCGCCTGATCATGTCCCTAAAAGATGAGGCCCGCCGCAAAGGTGCGGCGATAGTGCTGAGCGTGCTTAAAAATAACCCTGCGAAAGCGCTTTATGCCCGGCTGGGTTTTGTGGTGCTGTCTGACGATGAGCATGAATATGTAATGCAGTGCCAGCCTTAA
- a CDS encoding GNAT family N-acetyltransferase: MMAALLAHARQLAAVSVELHAHQYLKDYYQAFGFRYVRDVEVVGGHQLIEMQMTFGS, from the coding sequence ATGATGGCGGCGCTATTGGCCCACGCCCGGCAGTTGGCGGCGGTGTCGGTAGAGCTTCATGCGCACCAATACCTTAAAGACTATTACCAGGCTTTTGGTTTTCGCTATGTGCGCGATGTTGAAGTGGTGGGTGGCCATCAACTGATAGAAATGCAAATGACTTTCGGTAGTTAA
- a CDS encoding GNAT family N-acetyltransferase: protein MNIEIGKSQALVGAAQRIRQQVFVYEQGIPPALDRDGLDAIAHHVLVTDHNQAVATARLVIGDNGHGVIARVAVVPS, encoded by the coding sequence ATGAATATTGAGATAGGCAAAAGCCAGGCCTTGGTTGGTGCGGCGCAGCGTATTCGCCAGCAGGTATTTGTATACGAGCAAGGGATACCGCCAGCGTTAGACCGTGATGGTTTAGACGCCATTGCGCATCACGTGTTGGTTACCGACCACAATCAAGCGGTGGCAACGGCGCGCTTGGTTATTGGTGATAACGGGCATGGTGTTATTGCCCGGGTGGCGGTTGTACCGTCTTAG
- a CDS encoding cupin domain-containing protein: protein MNKINISEKFGLFSEQWTPKILAESNGQLVKIAKGTGELVWHAHANEDELFIVFKGQLTLQLRSGNIVLNAGEMYVVPKGVEHCPKAEPDTHFMMVEPSSTAHTGELQSEVTVAADKQEWI from the coding sequence TTGAATAAAATTAACATTAGTGAAAAGTTCGGGCTGTTTTCAGAGCAATGGACGCCAAAAATACTAGCCGAATCAAATGGTCAATTAGTCAAGATTGCTAAAGGTACAGGTGAACTTGTTTGGCATGCACATGCTAACGAAGATGAATTATTTATCGTGTTCAAAGGTCAACTGACCTTGCAGTTAAGAAGTGGAAATATTGTATTAAATGCCGGGGAAATGTACGTGGTTCCTAAAGGTGTTGAACATTGCCCCAAAGCAGAGCCTGATACCCATTTTATGATGGTTGAACCTTCATCGACCGCTCATACCGGCGAACTTCAAAGTGAAGTAACGGTGGCGGCAGACAAGCAAGAATGGATTTAG